GAAACCGAATATCTCCGCAATGGTCGGCGATCTTTATCCCGAAGGCGGAGGCCGACAGGACGCGGGTTTCTCCATCTTTTACATGGGGATAAACATCGGCGCAATGGTCGGAGCTTTGGTCACCGGATACCTCGGCGAAGAGATCGGCTGGCATTGGGGCTTTTCGGCGGCCGGCGTCGCGATGCTCATCGGTTTGCTTCAGTTTTGGCTGATGTCGCCGAAAACGCTTGGCGATATCGGCTCCGAGCCGACCAGACACCCTGACCCGGCGATCCAAGCAAAACAGGAAATGCAGGTAAAACTATTTACCGGCATCGGGCTCGGCATCTTGGCTCTCGTTATCGTTTTGGTCGCAACTGGCGTTTTGACCATCAACGCTCCGGTGGTCGGTCAATATTTAGCCTATGTCCTGGTCGCGATCGCTTTCGGATATTTTGCCTATCTTTTCGTCTTCGGCGGTTTGAGCGGCGAGGAGAAGAAAAGGGTCGTCGTCATCGCCGTCCTGTTCATCTTTGCCGCGATCTTCTGGTCGGCATTTGAGCAGACGCCGACCGCACTCAACCTGTTTGCACGCGATTTCACAGAGCGGACCATCGGGACATTCGTGATTCCGGCTACATGGTTTCAATCGATAAATTCGCTCTTCATCATCATCTTTGCCCCGGTCGTAGCCGCATTCTGGAGCTACCTGGCGAGCCGCAAGATTGAACTCTCAAGCCCGGTAAAGTTCGCCATCGGTCTTGGCTTCGCAGCTCTCAGTTTTGTGTTGATCCTTCTCGCCTCGAACATGGTGGTCTCGTCCGATGGGGCTAAGGTCTCGGCCATGTGGCTGATCATCTTCTATCTATTCCTTACACTCGGCGAGCTTTTCGTCAGCCCGGTCGGGCTTTCCTCGATGACGACGCTATCTCCGCGGAGGTTTGTCGGACAGGTGATGGGCATCTGGTTCATCGCTTCGGCCCTCGGCAACCTGATCGGCGGCCTTGTAGGCGGCAACGTTGACCCCGAGAACCTCACGCTGATGCCGAAGCTCTTTACCACGACCGCACTTTTCCTCGGCGGAGCGGCCGTCGTGCTGGTCATCCTCGCGATACCAATATCCCGCATGATGCGTGAGGCAAAATCCATTGATCCGCCCGAAGACCCAATAAACGAGGTACCGGACACAATGCCGGACGAAAAGTAGGTTTCTTGAAGCCAAAAGCAAAAAGGAAAAAGCCAGCGTATAGCTGGCTTTTTCCTTTGAAACATTGCTTGAGCGAATCTACTTCTCCCGCTCTCGGTAGGCCATCATCGCCTCGGCCGAGCCGGCGTGGACGATCTCCGGCTTGTGATACTTCCAGTGCTTTTCGAAGTCTTCGTCTGAGAGCTCGGGCATTTCGGTCCGGGTTTTCTCTTTTAAATAATTTTCCGCCCAGGCACGAATTTCAGGATCTCTGTTCAACGCCGTGCGGGCTCCGTGCATCAAATTGTCACGTTCCATTTCTCTGATCTCCTTGTGGTAGGTTAGATTCTAGTGGGCGGCCCTTTGCTCTGGCAAGGGCTCATTTTTTAATATTCGCAATTCGCGTTCGTCCGTCTCTTCTCGCGGCCGGACGTCCGATTCGGGGGTAATTGATCAAAGTGAAACAATTTTTACTTTCGCTCCTGCTGCTTTCGTCCTTTTTCGTCGGAAGCATCGACGCACAGCGCACACGTCCGGCACAAAGGCCCGCGACAACGGCAACCACAGCACAGCCGGCACAAACTCGGCCAAGCTTCGAGGTCCCATTCGTCAGCAAGACACTGCCGAACGGCCTTGAGGTCATCGTTCTCGAAGACCCGAGCCTGCCGATAGTAACGGTCGAGCTTGCCGTCCGCAACGGGTCTTTCACCGAGCCACCGGAACTAAACGGCCTCTCGCACCTTTACGAGCACATGTTCTTCAAAACGAACTTAGCCTCGCTGCTTTTTCAGTGTCAGCCCTTCGTTCTCCGCGGCGGCGTTAACCCGGTCTGTGACGAACCGATGCGGCTCAAAGACCAGATCGGCGATGTCAGCTACCTTCGCGATGTGGATAAGCTCGGCATCGCACAGAACGGCTCGACCCGCGAGGAGGTCGTAAATTACTACTTCACCACGACCAGCCAGAACCTGCCGACCGCGGTAAGGATAATCAACAACGCCGTCCGATACCCGCTCTTCGACCAGCAAGAGCTTGAGAATGAGAAGCAGATCGTGATCGGCGAACTTGAACGGAACGAATCGAACCCGTTCTCATATCTTTTTCAGGAGCTGAACGACCGTCTCTATTTCAAGTACCCGACGCGAAAGAATCCCGGCGGCACCCGAGCAACTGTCGCTGCCGCAACGACCGAGAAGATGCGGATAATCCAGTCGCGGTATTACTTTCCCAACAACGCTGCACTGATCGTCACCGGCGATGCGAAACCCGACGACGTGTTCAAGCTGGTTCAAGAAACAATGGGCAGTTGGGAACCGCGGAAGGTCGATCCTTTTAAGGAGTTCCCACTTGTTGAGCACCCGCCGCTCCCGAAAAGCAGCGGTGTGGTCATCGAAAAGAACACCGGCGAGGAAAGCCAGAGCGAAGACCAGAACGTTTTTATACTGCTCGGCTGGCACGGGCCATCTATCGGCAAGGACGATGCCTCGACCTATGCTGCCGATGTCTTTTCCTACATTCTCTCGCAGCCCGATCATCGATTTCAGCGGAACCTGATCGATACCGGCCTCGCGTCGTCCGTCTCGATCAATTACTACACGCAGCGAAACGTTGGGCCGATCACGGTGTTTCTGATCACGACTCCCGATAAAGCCAAGGCCGCCCTTAAGGCCGTCCATGCCGAGATCGGACAGTTTACGAACCCGAACTATTACACCGACGAAGAGCTTGAGAATTCAAAGAATATCTTGGAAAACCTCGACCTCTTTGACCGCGAGAAGCCTTCCGAGTATTCGCATACGCTCGGTTTTTGGTGGTCCTCGACCGGGATCGATTATTTCCGCGGATATCACCGGAATCTCCGGGCTGCCTCGCGTGCGGACATTAACCGCTACGTGAATACCTACATAACAGGCAAACCGCGAGTCGGCGTAGCCTTGGTAGCTCCCGAGGCGAAGGCGAAAGCCGCCCTTACCGAGCAAGACCTTACGGGAGGTGCGAAGTAATGAACTATTCGAACCTCCGAGCAATTTTTATGATCAAGAACCTTCGAGTCGCTGCCTTTTTGTTTATTGCAGTGGCTTTCGCTTCCGCCACCTCGTTTGCCCAGCCCGCTGCGGCCATTAACGACTCTTCGAAGCTCGTTACCGAGTTTGAGGTCAACGGGCTCAAGGTGCTTGTCAAACAGCGGCCTTCGGCCCCGACATTCTCGGGCGGACTCTTCTTCAAAGGCGGGGTTCGCAATTACACCGCAGAGACCGCCGGCATCGAAAACTTTATGCTGAACGTAGCGACCGAGGCCGGCAAACGCTTCGACCGTCAACAGGTCCGCCGCGAACTCTCGCGGACCGGAAGCTCGCTTGCCGGCTCGGCCGGAAGCGATTTCGGCGTGATCTCTTTCGTCTCGACCAAGGAGAATTTCGACCGCATCTGGAATGTTTTTACTGACGTCACGCTCGACCCGGCTTTCGCTACTGAGGACGTGGAACGTGTCCGCCAGCAAATGCTTGCTGGCCTTCGCGAACGCGAAACCAGCCCCGATGCCGCCTTGGCAGCGGCACAAGAGCGGGTTCTCTACGCCGGGCATCCTTACGGCATCGACTCGCAGGGTACGATACCGTCCGTTCAGGGGTTTACGGCCAATCAGCTCCGCGAGCATCACAAGAAACTGATGCAAACCTCGCGGATGCTGCTTGTCATTGTCGGTGATATCGACCCGAAGCTCGTCCGCGAAAAGGTCGAAGCCGCGTTTGGCAAACTTCCGAAGGGCAACTATAAGCATGAGCCGCTGCCGGCTCTTGATTTCTCGAAGCAGACGCTCGAGGTCACTAGCCGTTCGCTGCAAACGAATTACGTTCAAGGAGCTTTCCCCGCTCCGTCGCTCGCCGACCCGGACTATTACGCGATGCGGGTTGCGGTGACGATCCTTCAGCAGCTTGTTTATCAGGAGGTCCGCATCCAGCGGCAACTCTCCTATGCCCCAAACGCCGAGATGAATAATCAGGCGGTAAACTACGGGTTTATCTACGTGACGACCGTTGACCCAAATCAATCCGTAAAGGTAATGCTCGATCAGGTGAACCTGCTTCGTACCCAGACCGTAACCGATGAGTTTATCGACGGGATGGCCGGGCAATTCGTCACGCAGTATTATACCGATCAGCAAACGAACGCCGCACAGGCGGCCGAGCTTGCCCGGTATGAGCTTATCGGCGGCGGTTGGAAGCGTTCCTTTGAGTTCCTTGAGAAAATGACGGCGGTTACGGCCTTGGACGTTCGCCGAGTTTCTGAGAAATATCTCAAGAACTTCCGTTTCGTTGTTGTCGGAGACCCGCGGTCGGCCGATCCTGCCGTGTTCACGGCCCAATCGCGTTAACCATAGCGGTTTCATCAAAAAAGGAAAGAGTCGGGACCGCTCCCGACTCTTTCGCATTTTATAACCGACGCTATTCGCCATCCTTACCTTTTCTTTCCGAAGCAAGCGGAGGTGAGGGCTTCCGTGGTTCGGGTTTTGACTCGCTCTTTGGCGGAGCGGGCTTTGGCGTTTCTCTCCTCGGCGGCGGGCTCGGCCTCGGGGCCGGTGCCGGACGCGGTGCCGGAGTTTCACGCCTCACTGGCGGTTCGGCCCTCCGCGGGGTTTCCGTCCTTGGCGGCTGAGGCTGTGGTCTCGGCTGCGGATTGAAGGGCGGCGATGGCCGTGTATTTCGCTCGACCGGCGGCTCGGGTTTTCGGTCCGGCGATGTTTGCCTCGGCGTGGGCCGCGGTATGTATGTCGGCGTCCGCTCCGGCGGCTTTGAGGTCACCTGCGGTTCGACCCTCGGCACGCTGCGGTCGAAGGCACCTGTTCTGCGTCGCGGCTCTGCCGTCGTTTGCGGCGGCGTCCTTTCCGCAGGGACGGGTGTCGTCACGAGCGGCGGCCTTCCGCCTAGCATTCGTCGGTCCTTGAGTTCACGGTCAAGCGGAGCATTCGGCTTTCGCGTTTCGGCACCGGTAGCGACCGGCACTTCACGTTTCGCGATCACCGGTTTCTCTGTCAAAATGCCGCGGCCCGGTTTCCGATCGATACTGCCGATGTCCGGCATGTTCGGCGGCGTTTTATTCTCGAAAGGCGATTTCGTCAGTATTTCCCTCGCGTCCGCCAGCGGAGGCCTTTGTCCGGCCCTCGGCTCTCGGCCGAAGTCCTTCCCCGGAACGGTAACTACCGAACCAGCCGGAACCCGCTGAAACGGCGGAGTCCGAAGCCGTGCCATCCGTTCGGCATTGCTCTGCCCACTCGGCACCGGTTGCGTTGGCTGAGTCGGATTTGGTGTGCTTGGTCGCGGATTTCGGCCGCGACGCCGGTTTCCGTAATACCGCCGATTGTAATCGTAATAAGGATATTGATATGGCAGCGGATACCAGCAATAGTTGCCGTTTCGTTGCGTCAAAACAACGAGTGCCGGCCGCCACCAGCTTCTGCCGCCGCGGTATGAGCTATACGGCGACCAATACCATCGGCCGCGATGCCAGACCCAACGGCCGTGGTGATATGTCGCCCAGCCCCAAGGTTCGTCGTTAACCCAGACCCAGCCGTAGGATGACATCCAACGCCAGTGTCCGTAGCGATAGGGCGACCAATCGTTGTAGCTGCTTATCGTCGAGGAATATGGCCGCCACATATATCCATAGTCCTGCGTGTATTCCCAGTCGCCGTAGCTATCAAGCTCGTCGGCGCCGTAGATATCGCGGTCGTAATACGTACCGTAGTGCGCGTTCTGCAACCGTCGCGAGATCGCTGAATCACGCTCGACCACCCAACGGTCAAACTCATCAGAAACACCTGCGTAGTCCAGGTTCTCCCAGTCGCCCGCACTCCGACCGTCGATGATCACCCGAGCCGAACGGCCCGAGCGAAGCGTAAAGCCTGACGTCGAGGAGTAGATGCGAGCTTCGCCCGTTTCGCCCGTGCTCACTCGCACATCGATATCGCCGGGGCGGCCCGAGTCAACGCGGTACGTCCCAGACGTCTGAGCCGCAAGCGTCATCCGCGGGGCATCTATCTCAAAAAAGGTCTGCTGAGCATCGAATTCAAGCAGCGTCGCGCTCGCCGTTCCTTGCGGAACGCTCAAGGCGATGCCTTCGTCCTTAAGCGTCACGATGCGGAGCTGAGAATCAAATGAAAGGCGTACGAACTTATTCAAACCAAACTGGATCTCGACGCGACCATCGGAGTTGGTCACAAGCTCGTCGCCCTCGACCAGCGGCAGATTCAGAACGGCGACTTCCCATTCTTCAGTGCCCTCACGACGGACGCGTGCCTCGCCGCGGATGTCGCTGATGCGGGCAACGCGGTCGGTCACAATCGGCTCGTCGCTTCCACTGTCGCTGTAAAGAGCGTTTTCGCTGTAATAGTCATCCTGGCCGGCCACAGATGGGACGAGCATTGCGGCAAGGGCGAGGATCATGATCAAAGTCTTTGTAGCTTGGGGTCTCATAAATTTCTCCAATACGCTTTTCGGGGCGAGCCGCATGCATTCGGTGGCCGAACGCAGCGTTTTATTAAGGATTTCTGCAATAATCGTTCCGAAATCGTATATCTATGTGGAAATCGGGCTCTCGGCGAGCTACAAAAGTGGATTTGACCGCAAAACTCCATGTTTTACTGCCTCTA
This window of the Acidobacteriota bacterium genome carries:
- a CDS encoding insulinase family protein: MNYSNLRAIFMIKNLRVAAFLFIAVAFASATSFAQPAAAINDSSKLVTEFEVNGLKVLVKQRPSAPTFSGGLFFKGGVRNYTAETAGIENFMLNVATEAGKRFDRQQVRRELSRTGSSLAGSAGSDFGVISFVSTKENFDRIWNVFTDVTLDPAFATEDVERVRQQMLAGLRERETSPDAALAAAQERVLYAGHPYGIDSQGTIPSVQGFTANQLREHHKKLMQTSRMLLVIVGDIDPKLVREKVEAAFGKLPKGNYKHEPLPALDFSKQTLEVTSRSLQTNYVQGAFPAPSLADPDYYAMRVAVTILQQLVYQEVRIQRQLSYAPNAEMNNQAVNYGFIYVTTVDPNQSVKVMLDQVNLLRTQTVTDEFIDGMAGQFVTQYYTDQQTNAAQAAELARYELIGGGWKRSFEFLEKMTAVTALDVRRVSEKYLKNFRFVVVGDPRSADPAVFTAQSR
- a CDS encoding MFS transporter, producing MSAVSDPGSSNSTGGFFGHPKGLSTLFFTEMWERFSFYGLRPLLVLFMAAAVTQDGWGWDRGEASAIVGIYAACVYLASLPGGWIADKLLGLRKAVLYGGALISLGHLTIGVSALVDSKLPFFLGLVFIVLGTGLLKPNISAMVGDLYPEGGGRQDAGFSIFYMGINIGAMVGALVTGYLGEEIGWHWGFSAAGVAMLIGLLQFWLMSPKTLGDIGSEPTRHPDPAIQAKQEMQVKLFTGIGLGILALVIVLVATGVLTINAPVVGQYLAYVLVAIAFGYFAYLFVFGGLSGEEKKRVVVIAVLFIFAAIFWSAFEQTPTALNLFARDFTERTIGTFVIPATWFQSINSLFIIIFAPVVAAFWSYLASRKIELSSPVKFAIGLGFAALSFVLILLASNMVVSSDGAKVSAMWLIIFYLFLTLGELFVSPVGLSSMTTLSPRRFVGQVMGIWFIASALGNLIGGLVGGNVDPENLTLMPKLFTTTALFLGGAAVVLVILAIPISRMMREAKSIDPPEDPINEVPDTMPDEK
- a CDS encoding insulinase family protein codes for the protein MKQFLLSLLLLSSFFVGSIDAQRTRPAQRPATTATTAQPAQTRPSFEVPFVSKTLPNGLEVIVLEDPSLPIVTVELAVRNGSFTEPPELNGLSHLYEHMFFKTNLASLLFQCQPFVLRGGVNPVCDEPMRLKDQIGDVSYLRDVDKLGIAQNGSTREEVVNYYFTTTSQNLPTAVRIINNAVRYPLFDQQELENEKQIVIGELERNESNPFSYLFQELNDRLYFKYPTRKNPGGTRATVAAATTEKMRIIQSRYYFPNNAALIVTGDAKPDDVFKLVQETMGSWEPRKVDPFKEFPLVEHPPLPKSSGVVIEKNTGEESQSEDQNVFILLGWHGPSIGKDDASTYAADVFSYILSQPDHRFQRNLIDTGLASSVSINYYTQRNVGPITVFLITTPDKAKAALKAVHAEIGQFTNPNYYTDEELENSKNILENLDLFDREKPSEYSHTLGFWWSSTGIDYFRGYHRNLRAASRADINRYVNTYITGKPRVGVALVAPEAKAKAALTEQDLTGGAK